From one Larimichthys crocea isolate SSNF chromosome XVIII, L_crocea_2.0, whole genome shotgun sequence genomic stretch:
- the bin1a gene encoding myc box-dependent-interacting protein 1 isoform X1, translating to MAELNLGKGLTAGKVASNVQKKLTRAQEKVLQKLGKADETKDVAFEEGVINFNKQYTEGSKLQRDLRAYLEAVKAMHESSKNVQACLADMYEPDWYGKNEVDSIVEDCDVLWDDYHQKLVDHALISMDTYLGQFPDIKARIAKRDRKLVDYDSARHNYATTHKTKKKDGGIKITKPSSLLERATPGWAQGILSAHNVAQSSLSRSQAEEELERAQKVFEEINIDLQEELPSLWNSRVGFYVSTFQSLAGFEEKFHKEISRLDQDLYDILEKLERSDTRKTGNSGASSSGANRSGKEASNHTLRPGGPPPIPKSPSKLRPAVPPPPKVTPSIEMKTENIINLFDAAAAPDISVTSPTEPANWDSWPEDSGAQEEDTEVHYDPVAAASDAWSDDGSQPVRYDPIAAATEGWGDDGTKPVRYDHVAAVEEGGGDDENQQVPYDPVAEAQEGWGDDGDQPVTEVPATEDETPAAEEEATLAAATLDNEEGQGESAAAAAETVEEAAAEETPAVAPEPTEQASEPAEMPPGFLFKVQVMHDYAANDTDELEMKAGDVVLVVTFDNPEEQDDGWLMGLKEDDWLQNKENPTKGVFPENFTQRL from the exons ATGGCTGAGTTGAATTTGGGGAAGGGGTTGACTGCAGGGAAAGTGGCCAGCAACGTTCAGAAAAAGCTAACGAGAGCCCAAGAAAAG gttcTTCAGAAGCTTGGCAAAGCAGATGAGACCAAAGATGTTGCTTTTGAGGAGGGAGTGATCAACTTTAACAAACAATAT actGAAGGCAGCAAACTGCAAAGGGACCTTAGGGCATACCTGGAGGCAGTGAAAG CCATGCACGAGTCATCCAAGAACGTGCAGGCGTGTTTGGCTGACATGTATGAACCAGACTGGTACGGCAAGAACGAGGTGGATTCCATTGTGGAG GACTGTGATGTGCTGTGGGATGACTACCACCAAAAGTTGGTTGATCATGCTCTCATCTCCATGGATACATACCTGGGCCAGTTTCCTGATATCAAG GCACGTATAGCTAAAAGGGACAGGAAGCTGGTCGATTATGACAGCGCCAGGCACAACTATGCTACCACACACAAGACCAAGAAAAAGGACGGGGGTATTAAAATCACCAAG cCATCCTCCTTGTTGGAAAGAGCCACTCCAGGCTGGGCTCAGGGTATCTTGTCTGCACACAATGTTGCCCAGAGCAGTCTGTCCAGGAGCCAG gCTGAGGAAGAGTTGGAGAGAGCCCAGAAGGTGTTTGAGGAGATTAACATTGACTTGCAGGAGGAGTTACCTTCACTCTGGAACAG TCGTGTTGGGTTTTACGTCAGCACTTTCCAGAGTTTGGCCGGTTTTGAGGAGAAGTTTCACAAGGAAATCAGCCGG TTGGATCAAGATTTGTATGATATCTTGGAGAAGTTGGAGAGATCAGACACGAG AAAGACAGGTAACAGCGGCGCCTCATCGTCCGGAGCAAATAGGAG TGGAAAAGAAGCATCTAACCACACTCTCAGGCCAGGAGGACCTCCGCCAATCCCCAAATCTCCATCCAAG TTAAGGCCAGCAGTGCCTCCTCCACCCAAGGTGACCCCATCTAtagagatgaaaacagagaacATCATCAACCTGTTTGATGCGGCAGCCGCTCCCGATATCAGCGTCACCTCCCCTACAGAG CCTGCAAACTGGGACTCATGG CCTGAGGACAGTGGTGCCCAGGAAGAGGACACCGAGGTGCACTATGACCCTGTGGCTGCTGCTTCAGATGCCTGGAGTGATGACGGTTCACAGCCTGTCCGCTATGACCCAATAGCAGCTGCCACAGAGGGCTGGGGTGATGACGGAACCAAACCAGTTCGTTATGACCATGTGGCTGCCGttgaagagggagggggggatgaTGAGAACCAGCAGGTTCCTTACGATCCTGTGGCTGAAGCCCAGGAGGGCTGGGGCGATGACGGGGACCAGCCGGTCACAGAGGTGCCTGCCACAGAGGATGAAACACCTGCTGCTGAGGAAGAAGCCACACTAGCTGCCGCTACGTTGGATAATGAAGAGGGTCAG GGCgagtctgcagcagctgctgcagaaacagtGGAGGAAGCAGCGGCAGAGGAG ACACCTGCAGTAGCACCAGAACCAACAGAACAAGCGTCAGAGCCTGCAGAAATGCCACCTGGCTTCCTGTtcaag GTCCAAGTGATGCATGATTATGCTGCCAACGACACGGACGAACTGGAGATGAAGGCTGGTGATGTGGTGCTAGTAGTCACCTTTGACAACCCAGAGGAACAg gatgACGGTTGGCTGATGGGATTGAAGGAGGACGACTGGCTGCAGAACAAAGAAAATCCCACTAAAGGAGTATTCCCTGAAAATTTCACCCAAAGGCTGTGA
- the bin1a gene encoding myc box-dependent-interacting protein 1 isoform X3, translating to MAELNLGKGLTAGKVASNVQKKLTRAQEKVLQKLGKADETKDVAFEEGVINFNKQYTEGSKLQRDLRAYLEAVKAMHESSKNVQACLADMYEPDWYGKNEVDSIVEDCDVLWDDYHQKLVDHALISMDTYLGQFPDIKARIAKRDRKLVDYDSARHNYATTHKTKKKDGGIKITKPSSLLERATPGWAQGILSAHNVAQSSLSRSQAEEELERAQKVFEEINIDLQEELPSLWNSRVGFYVSTFQSLAGFEEKFHKEISRLDQDLYDILEKLERSDTRKTGNSGASSSGANRSGKEASNHTLRPGGPPPIPKSPSKLRPAVPPPPKVTPSIEMKTENIINLFDAAAAPDISVTSPTEPANWDSWGESAAAAAETVEEAAAEETPAVAPEPTEQASEPAEMPPGFLFKVQVMHDYAANDTDELEMKAGDVVLVVTFDNPEEQDDGWLMGLKEDDWLQNKENPTKGVFPENFTQRL from the exons ATGGCTGAGTTGAATTTGGGGAAGGGGTTGACTGCAGGGAAAGTGGCCAGCAACGTTCAGAAAAAGCTAACGAGAGCCCAAGAAAAG gttcTTCAGAAGCTTGGCAAAGCAGATGAGACCAAAGATGTTGCTTTTGAGGAGGGAGTGATCAACTTTAACAAACAATAT actGAAGGCAGCAAACTGCAAAGGGACCTTAGGGCATACCTGGAGGCAGTGAAAG CCATGCACGAGTCATCCAAGAACGTGCAGGCGTGTTTGGCTGACATGTATGAACCAGACTGGTACGGCAAGAACGAGGTGGATTCCATTGTGGAG GACTGTGATGTGCTGTGGGATGACTACCACCAAAAGTTGGTTGATCATGCTCTCATCTCCATGGATACATACCTGGGCCAGTTTCCTGATATCAAG GCACGTATAGCTAAAAGGGACAGGAAGCTGGTCGATTATGACAGCGCCAGGCACAACTATGCTACCACACACAAGACCAAGAAAAAGGACGGGGGTATTAAAATCACCAAG cCATCCTCCTTGTTGGAAAGAGCCACTCCAGGCTGGGCTCAGGGTATCTTGTCTGCACACAATGTTGCCCAGAGCAGTCTGTCCAGGAGCCAG gCTGAGGAAGAGTTGGAGAGAGCCCAGAAGGTGTTTGAGGAGATTAACATTGACTTGCAGGAGGAGTTACCTTCACTCTGGAACAG TCGTGTTGGGTTTTACGTCAGCACTTTCCAGAGTTTGGCCGGTTTTGAGGAGAAGTTTCACAAGGAAATCAGCCGG TTGGATCAAGATTTGTATGATATCTTGGAGAAGTTGGAGAGATCAGACACGAG AAAGACAGGTAACAGCGGCGCCTCATCGTCCGGAGCAAATAGGAG TGGAAAAGAAGCATCTAACCACACTCTCAGGCCAGGAGGACCTCCGCCAATCCCCAAATCTCCATCCAAG TTAAGGCCAGCAGTGCCTCCTCCACCCAAGGTGACCCCATCTAtagagatgaaaacagagaacATCATCAACCTGTTTGATGCGGCAGCCGCTCCCGATATCAGCGTCACCTCCCCTACAGAG CCTGCAAACTGGGACTCATGG GGCgagtctgcagcagctgctgcagaaacagtGGAGGAAGCAGCGGCAGAGGAG ACACCTGCAGTAGCACCAGAACCAACAGAACAAGCGTCAGAGCCTGCAGAAATGCCACCTGGCTTCCTGTtcaag GTCCAAGTGATGCATGATTATGCTGCCAACGACACGGACGAACTGGAGATGAAGGCTGGTGATGTGGTGCTAGTAGTCACCTTTGACAACCCAGAGGAACAg gatgACGGTTGGCTGATGGGATTGAAGGAGGACGACTGGCTGCAGAACAAAGAAAATCCCACTAAAGGAGTATTCCCTGAAAATTTCACCCAAAGGCTGTGA
- the bin1a gene encoding myc box-dependent-interacting protein 1 isoform X2 has protein sequence MAELNLGKGLTAGKVASNVQKKLTRAQEKVLQKLGKADETKDVAFEEGVINFNKQYTEGSKLQRDLRAYLEAVKAMHESSKNVQACLADMYEPDWYGKNEVDSIVEDCDVLWDDYHQKLVDHALISMDTYLGQFPDIKARIAKRDRKLVDYDSARHNYATTHKTKKKDGGIKITKPSSLLERATPGWAQGILSAHNVAQSSLSRSQAEEELERAQKVFEEINIDLQEELPSLWNSRVGFYVSTFQSLAGFEEKFHKEISRLDQDLYDILEKLERSDTSGKEASNHTLRPGGPPPIPKSPSKLRPAVPPPPKVTPSIEMKTENIINLFDAAAAPDISVTSPTEPANWDSWPEDSGAQEEDTEVHYDPVAAASDAWSDDGSQPVRYDPIAAATEGWGDDGTKPVRYDHVAAVEEGGGDDENQQVPYDPVAEAQEGWGDDGDQPVTEVPATEDETPAAEEEATLAAATLDNEEGQGESAAAAAETVEEAAAEETPAVAPEPTEQASEPAEMPPGFLFKVQVMHDYAANDTDELEMKAGDVVLVVTFDNPEEQDDGWLMGLKEDDWLQNKENPTKGVFPENFTQRL, from the exons ATGGCTGAGTTGAATTTGGGGAAGGGGTTGACTGCAGGGAAAGTGGCCAGCAACGTTCAGAAAAAGCTAACGAGAGCCCAAGAAAAG gttcTTCAGAAGCTTGGCAAAGCAGATGAGACCAAAGATGTTGCTTTTGAGGAGGGAGTGATCAACTTTAACAAACAATAT actGAAGGCAGCAAACTGCAAAGGGACCTTAGGGCATACCTGGAGGCAGTGAAAG CCATGCACGAGTCATCCAAGAACGTGCAGGCGTGTTTGGCTGACATGTATGAACCAGACTGGTACGGCAAGAACGAGGTGGATTCCATTGTGGAG GACTGTGATGTGCTGTGGGATGACTACCACCAAAAGTTGGTTGATCATGCTCTCATCTCCATGGATACATACCTGGGCCAGTTTCCTGATATCAAG GCACGTATAGCTAAAAGGGACAGGAAGCTGGTCGATTATGACAGCGCCAGGCACAACTATGCTACCACACACAAGACCAAGAAAAAGGACGGGGGTATTAAAATCACCAAG cCATCCTCCTTGTTGGAAAGAGCCACTCCAGGCTGGGCTCAGGGTATCTTGTCTGCACACAATGTTGCCCAGAGCAGTCTGTCCAGGAGCCAG gCTGAGGAAGAGTTGGAGAGAGCCCAGAAGGTGTTTGAGGAGATTAACATTGACTTGCAGGAGGAGTTACCTTCACTCTGGAACAG TCGTGTTGGGTTTTACGTCAGCACTTTCCAGAGTTTGGCCGGTTTTGAGGAGAAGTTTCACAAGGAAATCAGCCGG TTGGATCAAGATTTGTATGATATCTTGGAGAAGTTGGAGAGATCAGACACGAG TGGAAAAGAAGCATCTAACCACACTCTCAGGCCAGGAGGACCTCCGCCAATCCCCAAATCTCCATCCAAG TTAAGGCCAGCAGTGCCTCCTCCACCCAAGGTGACCCCATCTAtagagatgaaaacagagaacATCATCAACCTGTTTGATGCGGCAGCCGCTCCCGATATCAGCGTCACCTCCCCTACAGAG CCTGCAAACTGGGACTCATGG CCTGAGGACAGTGGTGCCCAGGAAGAGGACACCGAGGTGCACTATGACCCTGTGGCTGCTGCTTCAGATGCCTGGAGTGATGACGGTTCACAGCCTGTCCGCTATGACCCAATAGCAGCTGCCACAGAGGGCTGGGGTGATGACGGAACCAAACCAGTTCGTTATGACCATGTGGCTGCCGttgaagagggagggggggatgaTGAGAACCAGCAGGTTCCTTACGATCCTGTGGCTGAAGCCCAGGAGGGCTGGGGCGATGACGGGGACCAGCCGGTCACAGAGGTGCCTGCCACAGAGGATGAAACACCTGCTGCTGAGGAAGAAGCCACACTAGCTGCCGCTACGTTGGATAATGAAGAGGGTCAG GGCgagtctgcagcagctgctgcagaaacagtGGAGGAAGCAGCGGCAGAGGAG ACACCTGCAGTAGCACCAGAACCAACAGAACAAGCGTCAGAGCCTGCAGAAATGCCACCTGGCTTCCTGTtcaag GTCCAAGTGATGCATGATTATGCTGCCAACGACACGGACGAACTGGAGATGAAGGCTGGTGATGTGGTGCTAGTAGTCACCTTTGACAACCCAGAGGAACAg gatgACGGTTGGCTGATGGGATTGAAGGAGGACGACTGGCTGCAGAACAAAGAAAATCCCACTAAAGGAGTATTCCCTGAAAATTTCACCCAAAGGCTGTGA